Proteins encoded within one genomic window of Rossellomorea vietnamensis:
- the pstC gene encoding phosphate ABC transporter permease subunit PstC: MENKLPASKRLIKSNKSWMNGEFKGKFLVTLSAVIMIVATISITIFLTSKGLQSFIKNGVSPIEFLTSPDWSPTGENPMYGALPFIFGSFAVTILSALIAAPLGIGAAIFMTDIAPSWGRKIMQPIVELLVGIPSVVYGFIGLTVLVPFIRNHTSGIGFSLLAGMIVLSVMILPTITTIATDAMSSLPKSLRDGSYALGATRWQTIRKVLIPAALPTLLTAVVLGMARAFGEALAVQMVIGNTRDLPQSIVDASATLTTIITLNMGHTTYGSVENNTLWSMGLILLIMSFVFILLIRYLSSRRKV; the protein is encoded by the coding sequence ATGGAAAACAAGCTACCTGCCTCAAAGAGGCTGATCAAAAGCAATAAATCTTGGATGAACGGTGAATTTAAGGGAAAATTCCTGGTGACATTGAGCGCAGTCATCATGATTGTCGCTACCATATCCATTACCATTTTCTTAACTTCAAAGGGGTTGCAATCATTTATTAAAAATGGTGTAAGTCCAATTGAGTTCTTAACCAGTCCTGATTGGAGTCCTACAGGGGAGAACCCGATGTACGGTGCTTTGCCGTTCATCTTTGGATCATTTGCTGTCACGATTCTTTCTGCTTTAATTGCAGCACCGCTTGGTATCGGAGCGGCGATCTTTATGACGGACATCGCTCCTTCATGGGGTAGGAAAATCATGCAGCCGATTGTTGAACTCCTTGTAGGGATTCCATCCGTTGTTTATGGATTTATAGGGCTTACAGTATTGGTTCCTTTTATACGCAATCATACATCTGGTATAGGATTTTCACTTCTTGCAGGAATGATTGTATTATCCGTGATGATTTTGCCTACCATCACGACGATTGCCACCGATGCCATGAGCTCTTTGCCGAAGAGCCTTCGTGATGGGTCATATGCATTAGGGGCAACAAGATGGCAAACGATTAGAAAAGTATTAATCCCTGCAGCATTGCCAACTTTGTTGACGGCTGTGGTATTGGGTATGGCGAGAGCCTTTGGTGAAGCATTAGCGGTACAGATGGTAATCGGAAATACGAGAGATCTTCCACAAAGCATCGTGGATGCGTCGGCAACTTTGACAACGATCATCACGCTTAATATGGGACACACGACGTACGGAAGTGTTGAGAACAACACGCTGTGGTCAATGGGCCTCATTTTGTTGATCATGTCATTCGTATTCATTTTATTAATCCGCTACTTATCATCTAGGAGGAAAGTCTAA
- the pstA gene encoding phosphate ABC transporter permease PstA, which translates to MNSKRADKIATGFFVGIATIIIALLVALFSYILVKGLPYVTWDFLTTPSSAVRAGGGIRDQLFNSFYILVITMIITVPLGVGGGIYMAEYAKPGKITNTIRSCIEVLASLPSIVIGMFGLLVFVNTTGWGYTIIGGALALTVFNLPVLVRVSEDAIRGVPRELKEASLALGITNWHTVKTVLIPGAFPSILTGAILASGRVFGEAAALLFTAGLSTPRLNYMDWNPFSPTSPLNLFRPAETLAVHIWSVNTQGLIPDVDEKAAGASAVLILSVLIFNLGARFIGSYIHNKMTATK; encoded by the coding sequence ATGAATAGTAAGAGAGCAGATAAAATCGCCACTGGATTTTTCGTCGGAATCGCAACGATCATTATTGCGCTGTTAGTGGCTTTATTTTCTTATATATTAGTCAAAGGTCTACCATATGTAACATGGGACTTCCTGACAACCCCATCCAGTGCTGTACGTGCCGGTGGTGGGATCCGTGATCAGTTATTCAATTCATTTTATATCCTTGTCATCACTATGATCATCACGGTTCCGCTTGGCGTTGGCGGGGGAATCTACATGGCTGAATATGCAAAACCGGGTAAAATCACGAATACCATTCGTTCATGTATTGAAGTTTTGGCCTCATTACCATCTATTGTCATTGGAATGTTCGGGTTATTGGTGTTTGTTAATACAACAGGTTGGGGATATACGATTATAGGTGGTGCATTGGCACTTACGGTATTTAACCTCCCAGTATTGGTGCGTGTCAGTGAAGATGCGATCAGAGGCGTGCCCCGCGAATTGAAGGAAGCAAGTCTTGCCCTTGGAATCACCAATTGGCATACAGTGAAGACAGTCCTTATTCCAGGCGCATTCCCATCCATTTTGACAGGGGCGATCCTTGCATCGGGACGTGTATTTGGTGAAGCAGCCGCGTTATTATTTACAGCAGGTTTATCGACACCAAGATTGAACTATATGGATTGGAATCCATTCTCACCTACATCACCGCTCAATCTGTTCAGACCGGCTGAAACACTGGCTGTTCACATTTGGTCAGTGAATACTCAAGGATTGATCCCCGATGTGGATGAAAAAGCAGCCGGAGCATCAGCAGTACTGATTCTCTCTGTCTTGATCTTTAACCTTGGTGCACGATTCATCGGTAGCTACATTCATAATAAAATGACAGCAACAAAATAA
- the pstB gene encoding phosphate ABC transporter ATP-binding protein PstB: MSIQLETKQERSTRVSDRIKKETIIDVQNLNFYYGDNHAVKNINMEIEKNAVTALIGPSGCGKSTFLRTVNRMNDLVPIARAEGKIMYEDVNLLGKDIDVVALRKEIGMVFQKPNPFSKSIYENIVHALKFSGIKKKSVLNDLVEESLTKAALWDEVKDRLHTSALSLSGGQQQRLCIARTIAMKPTVMLLDEPCSALDPISNAKIEELITDLKKEYTIIIVTHNMGQASRVSDKTAFFYNGDLVEFDQTEKIFTNPSEKRTEDYISGRFS, from the coding sequence ATGTCGATTCAATTGGAAACGAAACAGGAACGCTCTACAAGAGTGTCGGATAGAATCAAAAAAGAAACCATCATCGATGTTCAGAACTTAAACTTCTATTACGGTGATAATCACGCCGTTAAAAACATCAACATGGAAATCGAAAAAAATGCTGTGACAGCTTTGATCGGCCCTTCAGGGTGCGGGAAATCAACTTTCCTTAGAACGGTTAACCGCATGAATGATTTAGTTCCGATTGCCCGTGCAGAAGGAAAGATCATGTATGAAGATGTCAATCTCCTTGGTAAGGACATTGACGTCGTAGCCCTTCGGAAAGAAATCGGGATGGTATTCCAGAAGCCAAATCCATTCAGCAAGTCCATTTACGAGAACATTGTCCATGCCCTGAAATTCTCAGGAATCAAAAAGAAAAGTGTCTTGAATGACCTGGTAGAAGAAAGTCTGACGAAAGCAGCACTTTGGGATGAAGTAAAAGACCGCCTGCATACATCGGCATTGTCACTTTCAGGTGGACAGCAGCAGCGCCTCTGCATTGCAAGGACGATCGCTATGAAACCGACTGTCATGTTATTGGATGAACCGTGCTCGGCACTGGATCCTATTTCAAATGCAAAGATTGAAGAATTGATCACCGATTTAAAGAAAGAATATACGATCATCATTGTCACTCACAACATGGGGCAGGCTTCCCGTGTATCTGATAAAACGGCATTTTTCTATAATGGGGATTTAGTGGAATTCGACCAAACCGAAAAGATCTTCACCAATCCATCAGAAAAAAGAACGGAAGATTATATTTCAGGACGTTTCAGTTGA
- the pstB gene encoding phosphate ABC transporter ATP-binding protein PstB: MTVATTKKTAFDVNDLNLWYGNNYALKNITFPIYDKEVTAIIGPSGCGKSTFVKTLNLMNRTVPGIKMSGEINYDGTNILSDKVDLVELRKKVGMVFQKGNPFPQSIYNNITFGPKVHGVKKKKELDEIVESTLKSVALWDEVKDRLDAPAMGLSGGQQQRLCIARALATKPEILLMDEPTSALDPISTVKIEELIGELKKQYTIVIVTHNMQQAARVSDKTAFFLLGDLIELDETDKIFSNPTDKRTEDYVSGRFG, translated from the coding sequence GTGACAGTAGCAACAACGAAAAAAACGGCGTTTGACGTCAATGACTTGAATTTATGGTACGGCAATAACTATGCGTTAAAAAATATTACGTTTCCTATATATGATAAGGAAGTAACAGCCATCATCGGACCATCAGGATGTGGGAAATCGACATTCGTCAAGACATTAAACTTAATGAATCGCACGGTTCCGGGAATTAAAATGTCCGGTGAAATTAATTATGACGGGACGAATATCCTGTCAGACAAAGTGGATTTAGTCGAACTGAGAAAAAAAGTCGGAATGGTATTCCAAAAGGGTAATCCTTTCCCTCAAAGCATTTATAACAACATTACGTTTGGACCGAAAGTGCATGGGGTCAAAAAGAAGAAAGAACTCGATGAAATTGTCGAGTCCACGTTAAAGAGTGTTGCGTTATGGGATGAAGTAAAGGATCGGTTGGATGCCCCGGCAATGGGTCTGTCAGGCGGACAGCAGCAGCGTCTGTGCATCGCCAGGGCGCTCGCGACGAAACCTGAAATCCTTCTGATGGACGAACCGACATCGGCGCTCGATCCGATTTCCACCGTCAAAATTGAAGAGCTCATCGGTGAGCTTAAGAAGCAATATACGATTGTCATTGTGACTCATAACATGCAGCAGGCAGCAAGGGTTTCCGACAAAACAGCATTCTTCTTATTAGGGGACTTGATTGAATTGGACGAAACGGATAAAATATTTTCTAATCCTACTGACAAACGAACGGAAGATTATGTGTCGGGTCGATTTGGATAA
- the phoU gene encoding phosphate signaling complex protein PhoU, whose protein sequence is MAIRRNFDNNLKELKDKLFDMADLAKVSLKESVVALKTQDIEKAEEIIKKDHIINQYDNEINNLAIILIAKESPVATDLRKIISALRICSEIERIGDMATNIAKSTLHIGNQKLIKPIEEIPRMLSIAEEMLEEALTAFYSEDASLAKKVADRDDEVDELYGKLVKELMTYIPNYPNEISQITQLAFTCRYIERVADHVTNICENVIFLVTGERFDLNN, encoded by the coding sequence ATGGCGATAAGAAGAAATTTTGATAATAATTTAAAAGAGTTAAAAGACAAACTTTTTGATATGGCGGATCTTGCTAAAGTATCTTTAAAAGAATCCGTGGTAGCCTTGAAGACTCAGGACATTGAAAAAGCAGAGGAAATCATCAAAAAAGATCATATCATCAATCAATATGATAATGAAATCAATAATCTTGCCATCATTCTCATTGCGAAGGAGTCGCCTGTAGCAACGGACTTACGGAAAATCATCTCTGCATTAAGGATCTGTTCTGAAATTGAACGGATCGGGGATATGGCTACGAATATCGCGAAATCAACCCTTCATATTGGAAACCAGAAGTTGATCAAGCCGATTGAAGAAATTCCGAGAATGCTCTCGATTGCTGAAGAAATGCTCGAAGAAGCGCTAACCGCTTTTTACAGCGAGGATGCTTCCCTTGCGAAAAAAGTGGCGGATCGTGATGATGAAGTCGACGAGTTATATGGTAAATTAGTAAAAGAACTCATGACCTACATTCCGAACTATCCGAATGAAATCAGTCAGATCACCCAGCTGGCGTTTACGTGCAGGTACATTGAACGCGTAGCGGATCACGTGACGAATATTTGTGAAAATGTCATTTTCTTAGTGACCGGTGAACGGTTTGATCTGAATAACTAA
- a CDS encoding methyl-accepting chemotaxis protein — MLKISFPFMKYVPHSRKRRILSKMSYQHSIKNKLVYTFLLNAVLFISCVVLAIFSLNHLMKDMRFMKETGGHSVQITELSRLINAKDIRIADYITFLNEEDVKQYRKLRAELNGMTDEIMNGLGKEDRELLQRFSENNKAIDELFIKEIAPAVVRLDEAIYTEARMKISVLRDQNNTLLMQVREQALQKQDTVLKSTEQSMNTLFFLLIGFVISSIVISFFIVNLVSNKINKSIDKILSVTRAVAEGDLTLSVPPTRRKDEIGQLNSSIRHMVERLRELVIGIKDSSHTVQSNSRHIKSLADSINASSHQVGDSMARLSGSSEDQVAAAEQLNNKYQTFNDGVIQVETNGHSLSELSSHMQGVTVKGFASMNSTTQQIEMVYGKIKKTHDLLDLLEESAIDISNLTKSIKKIADQTNLLSLNASIEAARAGDAGKGFSVVANEVRKLAQDVDASLIEMNESVLHVQHISREVSSSLKDGYKELSTGKEYIRTTGEHFNEMKKHATGMDHNITEISGSLQMLKEYMYHIQGAFQSVSAVGKEFNDGTITINSSIQEQNGLIETLYGQSDDLTQKANQLSDMVKTFKM, encoded by the coding sequence ATGTTGAAAATATCGTTTCCCTTTATGAAATATGTACCCCATAGCAGGAAAAGGCGTATCCTATCCAAGATGTCTTATCAACATTCTATCAAGAATAAACTTGTTTATACGTTTCTACTTAATGCCGTGCTGTTCATTTCATGTGTTGTCTTGGCCATTTTTAGTTTGAATCATCTGATGAAGGACATGCGTTTCATGAAAGAAACAGGGGGGCATTCCGTTCAAATCACGGAATTGAGCAGGCTCATCAATGCAAAAGATATCCGGATTGCCGATTACATTACCTTTTTGAATGAGGAGGATGTGAAACAGTATAGGAAACTGAGAGCGGAACTGAATGGCATGACCGATGAGATCATGAATGGACTGGGTAAAGAAGACCGGGAACTCCTTCAAAGGTTCTCTGAAAATAACAAAGCCATCGATGAACTATTTATTAAAGAAATTGCACCTGCAGTCGTTCGTTTAGACGAAGCCATTTATACAGAAGCCAGAATGAAAATAAGTGTTCTGAGGGATCAAAACAATACATTACTAATGCAAGTAAGGGAACAGGCCCTCCAAAAACAGGATACAGTCTTAAAATCAACCGAACAAAGTATGAACACACTCTTTTTCTTGTTGATCGGCTTTGTGATAAGTTCAATAGTCATCAGCTTCTTCATTGTAAATCTCGTATCAAACAAGATTAACAAAAGTATCGATAAAATCCTTTCGGTGACAAGAGCTGTGGCAGAGGGAGACTTAACCCTATCCGTTCCTCCGACCAGGAGAAAGGATGAAATAGGTCAATTGAATTCTTCCATCAGACATATGGTGGAGCGTTTGCGAGAGCTTGTCATAGGGATTAAAGACAGTTCCCACACCGTACAAAGCAATAGCCGGCATATCAAATCCCTTGCAGATTCAATCAATGCCTCCAGTCATCAAGTAGGCGATTCCATGGCCCGGTTATCCGGGAGCTCTGAAGATCAAGTCGCGGCTGCCGAACAACTCAACAATAAGTACCAGACATTCAATGATGGAGTCATTCAAGTAGAAACGAATGGTCATTCCCTGTCAGAACTCTCATCGCATATGCAGGGAGTCACGGTAAAAGGATTCGCATCCATGAATTCTACGACACAGCAGATCGAAATGGTGTATGGGAAAATCAAGAAAACGCATGATCTTCTGGATCTACTAGAGGAAAGCGCAATCGATATCAGCAACCTCACAAAGAGCATCAAGAAAATTGCCGATCAAACGAACCTGCTCTCCCTTAACGCATCGATTGAGGCCGCCAGGGCCGGAGACGCAGGTAAAGGATTTTCGGTTGTTGCAAACGAAGTCAGGAAGTTGGCACAGGATGTAGACGCATCGTTGATTGAAATGAATGAGAGTGTTTTACATGTTCAACATATATCCAGGGAAGTGTCCAGTTCATTAAAAGACGGGTATAAAGAGCTCAGTACCGGTAAGGAATATATCCGTACAACAGGTGAACATTTCAATGAAATGAAAAAACATGCCACTGGTATGGATCACAATATCACGGAAATATCAGGCAGCCTGCAGATGTTAAAAGAATATATGTATCATATTCAGGGAGCATTCCAAAGCGTTTCAGCTGTAGGCAAAGAATTCAATGACGGAACCATCACCATCAATTCCTCCATCCAGGAACAAAATGGCTTAATTGAAACCCTATATGGCCAATCAGATGACCTGACCCAAAAGGCAAACCAACTCTCTGACATGGTGAAAACATTCAAAATGTAA
- a CDS encoding DUF4912 domain-containing protein: MITEIIKLKEQGVSFRKIAKELNTTVGKVQYQWVKYQKALGNGPEPADVEMIKPEAPKKRVGRAAFGRKMPRLRSKNPKATELSITFSTSSRIYCYWNISHEWIRHVKAHFKMNTEPQPFVLRLYDITSISFNGHNQHHYSDSYVPFTETDWFVNGLKENRSYCMEIGLRLPSGDFVAFTRSNVIHTPRTSHHQEAHSMKELMEYEQGLIREPKWVEHVSTYSYYVMNGEEKA; encoded by the coding sequence TTGATCACAGAAATAATCAAGTTAAAGGAACAAGGTGTGTCATTCAGGAAAATTGCCAAAGAACTGAATACAACCGTGGGTAAGGTTCAGTATCAATGGGTGAAGTACCAGAAAGCATTGGGGAATGGCCCTGAACCGGCAGATGTTGAAATGATAAAACCCGAAGCACCGAAGAAACGTGTAGGAAGAGCTGCTTTTGGCAGGAAGATGCCTAGGCTCAGATCAAAAAACCCGAAAGCGACCGAGTTATCGATTACGTTTTCAACTTCTTCAAGGATCTATTGTTATTGGAATATTTCCCATGAATGGATTCGGCATGTGAAGGCTCATTTTAAGATGAACACAGAACCACAGCCATTTGTTCTTCGATTATATGATATTACTTCTATTTCTTTTAATGGTCATAATCAGCATCACTATTCGGATTCATATGTACCTTTTACAGAAACCGATTGGTTTGTGAACGGATTGAAGGAAAATCGAAGCTACTGCATGGAGATCGGTTTGCGCCTGCCATCAGGGGACTTTGTTGCCTTCACTCGTTCCAATGTCATTCATACACCGAGAACCTCTCATCATCAGGAGGCGCACAGTATGAAAGAGTTGATGGAATACGAGCAGGGGTTAATCAGGGAACCAAAATGGGTTGAGCATGTCAGCACATATTCGTATTATGTCATGAATGGGGAGGAAAAGGCATGA